In Fusobacteria bacterium ZRK30, the DNA window CTACAAAAATTATAATTTTTTTACAATGTTGCATTATATTAAGCAAAAATGGGAGAAATAAAATGTTTTCAATTGGAACTAGAATTAAATATTATAGAAAGAAAAAAACTTTAACTTTACAAAAATTATCGCAAAGAACATCATTATCTATTGCATATTTAAGTAATATAGAACGAGAAGTGACTAGTCCTACATTACAAAATATTCAAATTATTTGTCAAGCTATGGCTATTAATGCAGTGGATTTAATAAATGAAAGTATTTCTTTTAAACCTGTAATTAAAAAAGCTGAAAGAGAATCGGTTTATAGCAAAGATTATGGAATAAATTATGAATATTGGACAGATAGTAATCAAAGATTAGTTGGGAAAGTACAAACATTAACAAATGATGCAAAAGGTACTAAAAACTGGGGTCATGACACTGACGAAATTGGAATAGTTATAAAAGGAACGTTAAAAATAGAAATTTATGGTTCCACTTTTATTCTTGAAGAAGGAGATTCTATATATGTAAAAGCATTTTCAGAGCATTTTATAACAAAAATCTCTGAAAGCGATTGTGTAAGTTATTGGGCTGCTATGAACACTCTTAAAAGTATTGATAGTTGTAATAATATATTGTAACTTTTATTAAGGAAATTAAAAAAAGAGTGGGACAATAATTTATGAAACTAAAAAGTGTAAATTGCAAATTTAACTGGGGGACTGTCCCAAAAAATATGTAAATAAAGTATGAAGGAATAGCTTTCTATGATAATAATTTTAATAAAGGAAGCTATTTTTTATAGCAAAACAAAAATAAAATGATTTATTTGATGGAAAAAACAAATTATTGCTGGATTGTTGAATGAATATCAAAGAAGTGTTTTTTCTTCAGATACTGCTCTACTTAAAGCATTGTGTCTAGCAACTCAAATAGCT includes these proteins:
- a CDS encoding XRE family transcriptional regulator, encoding MFSIGTRIKYYRKKKTLTLQKLSQRTSLSIAYLSNIEREVTSPTLQNIQIICQAMAINAVDLINESISFKPVIKKAERESVYSKDYGINYEYWTDSNQRLVGKVQTLTNDAKGTKNWGHDTDEIGIVIKGTLKIEIYGSTFILEEGDSIYVKAFSEHFITKISESDCVSYWAAMNTLKSIDSCNNIL